The DNA sequence TCGACGTGTCCACCGCGGTCGACGGCGCCGAGGCCCTGCGCAGCGCGACCGAGACCCGCCCCGACGCGATCGTGCTCGACATCAACATGCCGGTGCTCGACGGGGTGAGCGTGGTGACCGCGCTTCGGGCCATGGACAACGACGTGCCGGTGTGCGTGCTCTCCGCGCGGTCGTCGGTCGACGACCGGGTGGCCGGCCTCGAAGCCGGAGCCGACGACTACCTGGTCAAACCGTTCGTGCTCGCCGAACTGGTCGCGCGGGTCAAGGCGCTGCTGCGGCGGCGCGGATCGTCGGCGACGTTCTCCTCGGAGACCATCCAGGTCGGCCCGCTCGAGGTCGACATCCCGGGCCGGCGCGCCAGGGTCAACGGCGTCGACGTCGACCTGACCAAACGCGAATTCGACCTGCTCGCGGTGCTCGCCGAACACAAGACCGCGGTGCTCTCGCGCGCCCAGCTGCTGGAACTGGTGTGGGGTTACGACTTCGCCGCCGACACCAATGTCGTCGACGTGTTCATCGGATACCTGCGCCGCAAGCTCGAGGCCGGCGGCGCTCCCCGTCTGCTGCACACCGTGCGCGGTGTGGGATTCGTGCTGCGGACGCAATAGCGATGAGCGCGCTGTCGCGGATCTTCCGCCGCACCCCGTCTCTGCGGACCAGGGTGGCGTTCGCGACAGCGATCGGCGCGGCCATCGTCGTCGTCATCGTCGGGACCGTCGTGTGGGTCGGCATCACCAACGACCGCAAGGAACGCCTCGACCGCCGCCTCGACGAGGCCGCCGGCTTCGCGATCCCGTTCCTGCCGCGCGGGCTCGACACGATCCCGAAGTCGCCGAACAATCAGGACGTCGTCATCACGGTGCGCCGGCCCAACGGCGAGGTGACCTCGAATTCGCAGGTGATCCTGCCCGAGGCGCCCGCAGGCTACGCCGACACCTACGTCGACGGTGTGCGCTACCGCGTCCGCACGGTCGAGATCCAGTTCCCCGAGCCCATGTCGGTGGAGGTCGGCGCCACCTACGACGCCACCGTCGCCGACACCAACAGCCTGCACCGGCGGGTGATCATCATCTGTGCACTCGCCGTCGGCGCGGCCACGCTGCTGGGATGGCTGCTGGCCGCGTTCGCCGTGCGCCCGCTCAAACGGCTGGCCGAACAGACCCGCCAGATCGACGCCGGTGACGAAGCGCCCGACGTCGAAGTGCGCGGCGCGACCGAGGCCGTCGAGATCGCCGAGGCCGTCAAGGGCATGCTCGAACGCATCTGGTCCGAACAGGACCGCACCAAGGCCGCGCTGGCGTCGGCCCGCGACTTCGCCTCGGTGTCCGCCCATGAACTGCGCACGCCGTTGACCGCGATGCGCACCAACCTCGAGGTACTGGCCACCCTCGACCTCGCCGACGAGCAGCGCAAAGAGGTGGTCAACGACGTCATTCGCACCCAGTCGCGGATCGAGGCGACCCTGTCGGCACTGGAGCGACTCGCCCAGGGCGAGCTGTCCACCGCCGACGACCACGTGCCGGTCGACATCACCGAACTGCTCGACCGCGCCGCCCACGACGCGATGCGCGTGTACCCCGACCTCGAGGTCACCCTGGTGCCCGCGCCGACGGTGATCATCGTCGGGCTGCCCGCGGGGTTGCGGTTGGCCGTCGACAACGCGATCGCCAACGCGGTCAAACACGGTGGGGCGAGGCGCGTGCAGCTGTCGGCGGTCAGTTCGCGCGCGGGAGTCGAGATCGCCGTCGACGACGACGGCGTCGGGGTACCCGAGGAGGAACGCACCCGGGTGTTCGAGCGGTTCTCCCGCGGGTCGACCGCATCGCACTCCGGCTCGGGGCTGGGGTTGGCGCTGGTCGCCCAGCAGGCCGAACTACACGGCGGCACCGCGACACTGGAGGCCAGCCCGCTGGGCGGGGCCCGGCTGCTGCTGCGCCTGCCCGGCCCGCGGGGCTGATCTCCCCGCGCTCAGCGAGTGGCCAGCAGGTCGATGACGAAGATCAACGTCTTGCCCGACAGCCGGTGCCCACCACCGGCTGGCCCGTAGGCCTGGGCGGGCGGGATCGTCAGCTTGCGACGGCCGCCGACCCGCATGCCCGGAATCCCGTCCTGCCAGCCCTGGATCAGGCCCTGCAACGGGAACTCGATCGACTGGCCCCGGTTCCACGAGCTGTCGAACTCTTCGCCGGTGTCGTACTCCACCCCGACGTAGTGCACCTCGACGTTGGCGCCGGGCACGGCTTCGGGTCCCTCGCCGACGACCAGGTCCTCGATGACGAGCTCGGCCGGAGCCGGACCGTCCGGGAAGTCGATCTCGGGCTTCTGTCCTGGGTTCACAGTCACCACCTCACGGTAGTCGGGCAGACTGGAGTCGTGGCATCAGATCAAGACATCCTGGCTCAGGTGAACAAGCTCGTCGCCGAGGAGCAGCAACTCCGCGAAGCGGTGCAGCACGGTGAGATCGACGAGAGCGAAGAGCGGCAGCGGCTGCGGGCGGTGGAGATCCAGCTCGACCAGTGCTGGGATCTGCTGCGCCAACGGCGCGCGCTGCGCGACAGCGGTAAGGATCCGCGGGAGGCGGAGGTGCGCCCCGCCGACGAGGTGGAGGGCTACCTGAACTGAGCGCGGCCTACGACGCGCTGATCGTCGGCGGAGGGCACAATGGGCTGGTCGCAGCGGCGTACCTCGCGCGTGCCGGCCGGCGGGTGCGGCTGCTGGAGCGGCTCGACCACGTCGGCGGGGCCGCGGTGTCGGCGCACGCGTTCGACGGTGTCGACGCCCGCCTCTCGCGCTACTCGTACCTGGTCAGCCTGCTTCCCCGGCGGATCGTCGACGACCTCGGCGCGAGGATCCGCCTGGTCAAGCGGCGGTACTCGTCCTACACGCCCGACCCAGCCACCGGCGGGCACACCGGCCTGCTCATCGGTGCGTCCAGCACGTTCGACGAGGTCGCGGCCGCCGCCGACGAGCCCCGTTTCACCGAGTTCTACCGGCGCTGCCGCACCGTCACCGAACGGCTGTGGCCGACGCTGACCGCACCGCTGATGACACGCGAGCAGGCGCGCACACACGTGCTGGCCGGTGGTGCCGACGGCGCGGTCCAGGCATGGGCGGCGATCACCGGGGCGCCCATCGGGGCGGCGATCACCGCCGCGGTGGACAGCGATCTGGTGCGCGGGGTGATGGCCACCGACGCGCTGATCGGCACGTTCGCCCGCACCGACGATCCGTCGCTGGCGCAGAACGTCTGCTTCCTCTACCACCTGCTCGGCGGCGGCACCGGCGACTGGGATGTGCCGGTCGGCGGCATGGGCGCGGTGAGCGGTGCGCTGGCCGCCGCCGCGGCCGGGTTCGGCGCGGAGATCACCACCGGCGCCGAGGTCACCGCGATCACGCCGGACGGCGAGGTCACCTACCGCGCCGACGGCCGCGAGCACCGGATCGGCGCGCACCACGTGCTGGCCAACGTCACCCCCGCCGTGCTGGCCGGCCTCCTGGGCGAGCCCGCGCCGCCGTCCGCCCCCGGGTCGCAGGTGAAGGTGAACCTGATGCTGCGGCGGCTGCCCCGATTGCGTGATACCACCGTGACGGCCGAGCAGGCGTTCGGCGGGACGTTCCACATCAACGAGACGCTCAGCCAACTCGACGCCGCACACGACCGCGCGGCGGCCGGCGAGGTCCCGACTCCGCTGCCGTGTGAGATCTACTGTCACTCGCTGACCGATCCGACGATCCTGTCCGACGGGCTGCGAGCCTCGGGTGCGCAGACGCTGACCGTGTTCGGGTTGCACACCCCGCATTCGCTGCTGACCCGCGGCGACGACGACAGGATGCGCAACACGCTGACGTCCGCAGTCCTGACATCACTCAATTCCGTTCTCGCCGAACCGGTTCAGGATGTCGTGATGGAGGATGCCGCGGGCCGGCTGTGCATCGAGACCAAGACCACCGCCGACCTCGAGCGCAGCCTGAACATGACCGCGGGTCACATCTTCCACGGTGGCCTGCAGTGGCCGTTCGCCGAGGACGGCGATCCACTCGACACCCCGGCACGGCGGTGGGGCGTGGCGACCGATCATCCGCGAATCCTGCTGTGCGGCTCAGGGTCTCGCCGCGGCGGTGCGGTGTCCGGGATCGGCGGGCACAACGCGGCCATGGCCGTCCTGGACAGCTGAGCGTACGCTGGCCCGCGTGAACGCCACCTGGATGCTGGCCGGGGTCACCGCGGCAGGGCTCGTGCTCGCCGCACCGGCGACCGCGGCGCCGAGTTACGGCAGCAACGGACTGTTCGGGGTCGACGAGCAGGCCTCGCAGGGTTGGGCCACCTCGTTCATCCCGCCCGGGCGGTACCGCGTCGACCAGGCGCCGAGCATGCCGCCGTACCAGAGCGCACCCGGATTCTGGTTGCGCTGCAAGGCCTTTCCGTGCGTGGTTGAGGCCGGCGGCAACATCCTGGCCAGGGGTGACGCGATCCGCGACACCCCGACGTTCGTCGACATCGCGCCGACCGACGCCGGGGTGCGCCTCTACAACGTCACGCTGACCCGGGTCTGACGCTCAGCTCGTCGCGTCGGCCAGTGCCTCGTGCGCCCAGGCCAGATGTGCCGGGATCGCGCCGCGGTGGGTCGGGGCGCGCAGCGCCTCGATGTCGGCCAGGTAGGTCCCCCGCGGGTCGACGGTCGCCGGATCGGCCAGCACGTCGCCGAGCTCGGCCACCATCGCACGGCAGTGGGCCACGATCCTCGACCGCCGTTCGAGCGCCTCGGCCGTCACCGCGTCACGCTCGGCGGTCGACGCCGACGCCCCCAGTGCCCGCACCGCGGCCAGCGTCCGGATGTCGGCCTGGTTGAACAGCGCCTCCGGCGCCGGCCCCAGTGCCGCGTAGTCACGTTCGACCAGCCGCTGCATGTCCTCGGTGGCCCACCAGGCGTCGTCGGTGCCGGCCGAGTCCGGCTGCTGCCACGGCAGCGTGGTCGAATCGAACCAGACCGGCACGAACGACGACAGCCGCGGGGACGCCAGCGACGCCAGGATCAGCGGATCGGCCGACAGCTCGGTGACGATGCTGGCCGCGGTCTCATGGCCCTTGGTGTCCTCGGCGTGCATGCAGATCACCGACTCCGACTTGATGCCGGGCCGCCAGTCCGCCGCGGTGTCGCCGATGTCGCGCAGCACCGCCCACATGTCCTCGATGGCGACCTTGCCGCGTTCGGCGTTGTCCTGCATCACCCGGCCGGACCGCGCGAGCCGCGCCGTGCACGACGCCAGGAACGGCAGTTCCGGATCGGCGTAGGCAGCGCCGAAGTCGAACCGGCCGCCGCTGCTGGGATTCCACCAGCCGCGTTCGACGGCGTAGGACTCGGCATCGGCGGAGATCAGGTCGTAATCCGAGCCGATGGAGTACGCGTTGGAGATGGTGGCCACCGTCGTCACCCGCTTGGCCGCCCAGTGTTTGTTGGCGGTCTCGATCACCCAGGCGGTCGACGGGTCGGCGATCAGGAAGCCGTTGTGGTAGGTCTGGTCGACCACCAGGTTGGTGGTGCCGGACTGGCCGTGTTCCTCGAGCAGGCCGATCAGCACCTGCAAGCCCTCGTCGGCGGTCGCGGCACGCTCGAGCACCAGGCGCAGCAGATCCATGCCCAGCAGGCCGGGTTCGGCCGACGCCTCTTCCCGCGACCACAGCGCCTCGTTGCCGACGCCGACGCCGTGTTCGTTGACGCCGTGTTCGAATCCCCAGATCCACCAGGGCCTCGAGCCGATGACGCCGTGGGTCGACGGCACCTGCGGGATGCTGATGTAGGTGGCCCGCACCACCGCCCCCGGCTCGTGCGTGGCGGCAGGCGCGCGGTACAGGTACTGCGCCTCGTTGGGGTTGCGGTCGCTGTTCTTGGCCAGGATCGTGCGGCCGGACGCGGTGGCGTCACCGACGGCGACCATGGTGTCGCAGCTGGCTGCCCGGATGTCTGAATACATGCTGCCTCTTTCGTTCTCGGACGGGAGGGTTGGGGATGTGGTCATGCGACACCTCGGCTCTTGGCCCGGCTCCGCAGCGCGATGCCGACGAGGTTGAGACCCACGGTGGTGACGATCAGCGCGATACCCGGCACCACGGTGATCCACCAGTAGACGAGGATGTACTGCTTGCCGTCGGCCATGATCGAGCCGAGCGACGGCATGTCCGGTGGCGCACCGATCCCCAGGAAGCCGAGCGTCGACTCGTAGACGATCACCGCCGCGACGTCGAGGACCGCGAGCACCAGGACGGCCGAGATGTTGGACCGCAGAAGATATCTGCGGATGATGCGCCCGGGCCGGGCACCCATCGCCACCGAGGCCCGGACGTAGTCGGCCGATTTCTCGAGCTGGGTGGCGCTGCGGACGACGCGGGCGTACGTCGGCCACATCGCCAGGGTCAGCACCGCGGTCAGCGACCAGAACGACGGCTCGGAGACCGACAGTACCGCGACGGCCAGCACGATGAACGGCAGCGCCATCTGGACGTCGGTGAGCCGCATGAGGACCGTGTCGAGGAACCCGCCGAAATATCCGGAGAGCAGGCCGACGAGGAACCCGACGACGATCGCGATCGCGATGACGGTGATGGCGATGGTGAACGAGGTGCGCAGACCGAGTGCGATCCGCACCGCCATGTCGCGGCCCACCTGATCGGTGCCGAGCAGGTGACCGGGTGAGAAGGGCGGCAGGTACGCGCGTTTCGGGTCGACCACGGTGGCCGACGCCGGAGCCAGCAGCGGCAGCAGGATCGCCGTCAGCGTCGCCACCGCGACGATCGCCAGCCCGGCGTACATGGTGGTCGTCCGTGGGAACCACGCGAACCGCTGCGTATCCGGTGCGGCCGGGACCGCCACGTCGTCGACGTCGTGTGCGGAAGGAACCGTCGTCACGCCTGCGCCCCCTTCAACCCGAACTTGGGCAGCCACCCGGGCAGTGCGCGCCTGGCACCGGTGCCGGCCCGGTTGTCGATCGCCATGCGGCGGTCGATGCGGCCGTAGGACAGATCGATGAGCAGGTTGAGCACCAGGAAGATCAGCGCGGTCACCAGCGTGATGACCTGCATGAGCGGATAGTCGCGGCGCAGCACGGTGTTGAGGGTGAGCAGCCCCATGCCGGGATAGTTGAAGATGTACTCGACGACGACGGCGCCGCCGAGGAGATAGCCGAACTGCGCGCCCATCACGGTCAGCAGCGGAACCCCGGTGAGGCGCAGCGCATGTCGCCAGGCGATGCGCGCCGTCGACAGCCCCCGGGCTCGCAGCGCCACAGCCATCTCACTGCGCAGCGCGTCCGCCATGTTGGTGCGCACCACGCTGGCGATCACCGCGGTCAGCGGCACCGCCAGCGCGACACTGGGCAACACGACCGAGATCGGCCCGACGTAGCCGACGGTCGGGAAGATCCCCGATTTCACCGCGACGAACGACCCCAGCATGATCGCCACCCAGAAATTGGGCATCGACTGCAGCACGATCGTGACGACGTTGACCGTGCGATCCGACCACCGGTCCTCGCGGCGGGCGGCGAACACGCCCAGCGGGATCCCCACCAGCAGGCTGAGCACGAGCGCCGTCAGCGCCAGCAGCGCAGTGTAGGGCAACGCCTTGACGACCAGATCGAACGCGCCGCCCTGGAAGAAGTAGGACTCGCCGAAGTCGCCGCGGACCATCTGCTGCAGGAACCCCCAGTACTGGCTGAGCAGCGGCCGGTCGAGTCCGAGTTCGGCGCGGATCTGCGCCGCGGCGGTCTCGTTGGCCGTCGGGGCGATCACCCGGACCGGGTCGCCCGGAATCAGGCGCAGCATGAAGAACACCAGCGTGACCACGCCCACGAGGACGATCAGCGTCTGGACGATCTTGCGCAGCAGGTAGGTCATCGGTCGGCTTTCTGATTCGTGCGGAACCACGGTGTGGGACAGGCGGTCTGCCTGCCCCACACCGCGAGGTCACTGCGCGATGGTCACGTCCTGGATGCGGAAGTACGAGTTCGGCCAGACCTCGAAGTTCTCCAGCTTCGAGCTGTACGCCGTCGCGAGTTCGCTGGCGAACATGGGGAACTCGGGCAGTTCGGTCTCGATGGTCGGCAGCACCTCGGTGCGGAACACCTCCGCCCGCTGCTGCGGGTTCATGGTGGCGCTCTCCTTCTCGAGGACGGCGGCCACCGCGGGAATCGGCTTACCCGTCACCAGCGCGTTGCGGAACAGCGAGAGCAGCATCACCTCGGGGTCCTTGGACGCGATGAACCAGCCGTGGTCGTAGAGGTCGCACGCCTGCGGATCGAACAGGAGCTGGTTGTAGCGGGCCACCTCGAGGGTCTGCAGCCGCGCGTTGATGCCGACGTCGGCCAGGTTCTGGACGATGAACTCGCCGTACTCCTTGGTCTTCGGGTAGAAGCCGACCGAGACGCAGTACTCGAGCGGGCGCAGGCCGGCACCGCCGGGGTAACCCGCCTCGGCGAGAAGCTGTTTGGCCTTGGCGGGGTCGAACTTCGGGAAGGTGGGGCTGTTCTCCGAGAACTCCTGCATGGAGGTCAGGAAGCTGGTGTTGACCTCACCGCTGCCCATCATGATGTTCTTGACGATCGTCGGCACGTCGATGGCGTGCGCGATCGCTTGGCGCAGTTTGACGTTGTCCATCGGGGCCTTCTCGATGCGGAAGGCGGTCCACTTCGACTCGACGGTCGGCGTGCGCTGCACCTTGAGATCGGGCGAGGCCTCGATGACCGGGATCTGGTCGGGCTCGACGCGGTCGATGATCTGCGCCTGTCCGGACTGCAGCGCGGACAGGCGGGTCTGGCTGTCGCCGACGAAGCGGAAGGTGAAGTCCTTGACCTTCGGCGCGTCGCCCCAGTAGTCGGGGTAGGCGGTGAGTTTGACGCCGGCCTCTTCACCGTCGTACGAACCCCACATGTAAGGCCCGGTGCCGACCATCTTCTCGTCCAGCTTCCCGGATTCGATCAGGTGGGCCGGCGCGACGACGGCCGACACCCCGCTCGCCAGCAGCGCCAGGGTGGCGGCGAAGGGTTTACCGGTGTTGATCCGCACGGTGTGGTCGTCGACCACCTCGGCGGTGAACGGGTTCGGGAACGCGAACGAACCCGTCACCTCCGGGTTGGAGACGTACTCGATGGAGGCCTTGACGTCCTTGGCGGTGAATGGTGTGCCGTCATGGAACGTCACGCCCTCGCGGAGCTTGAACTCCCAGATCTCCGGCGACGGATTGGACCACTCGGTGGCCAGCAGCGGCTGGTACTCGAGGTTGTCGTCGAGTGTCAGCAGGCCCTCGTAGGCCATCTGCTGCAACCGGTCCTGGCTGAGCAGGGTGTGGTCGAACGGATCCCACCGGCCGGCCAGGTTCTCCGCGGACAGGAACGTGATCGACCCGCCCGACGTGTCGCCGCCGGGCACCGCACTGTTCTCGACCGGACTGCATCCGGTGACCACGAGTGCGGCCGCCAGCACCGCGACACCGCCTTTGACCACTGCGACGCGCGGGCGCGAAGCCCACCGCCTGACCGGACTCCCCGAACCTGGGTCACCTGACCTCCTTGTACATAGTGGGCACTTCGAAACCTGTGGTGCGCGCGGTCAGTTCGCCGCGCCGACCAGCCGCTCGGACCTGCGCCGGCGCTGCACGACCGGATCCGGCACCGGAACCGACGCCACGAGCTGCTGGGTGTAGGAGCTCTGCGGCCGGGTGAGCACGTCGCGGGCGCGACCCGCTTCGGCGACGCTGCCCGACTGGAGCACCACGATGTCGTCGGCCACCGTGGCGACGACGCCCAGATCATGGGTGATCAGCACGCACCCGAAACCGAGCTCGCCGATCAGCTCCCGGAGCAGTTCGACCACGTGCGCCTGGACGGAGACGTCGAGCGCCGAGGTCGGTTCGTCGGCGATCACCAGGGCGGGATCCATGGCGAGCGCCCGTGCGATGGCCACGCGCTGGCGCTGTCCGCCCGAGAGCTCATGCGGGAACCGGTCGGCGAACGACGTCGGGAGGTGAACGGCGTCAAGCATTTTCACGACCCGTTCGGCCCGCGACCTGGGTGTGCCGACGCGGTGGATGTCGAGGGGTTCGCGGATGGCCTCGGCCACCGTCCGCCGCGGGTAGATCGATGCCCGCGGGTCCTGGAACACGACGCCCAGCGATCCGGTCAGTTCGCGGCGGGCCCGGCCTCTGACGGTCCCGAGGTCCTGGCCGAGAAGCGTGATCCTGCCCGACGTCGGCGTCAACAGTCCGGTGAGGCACTGCGCGATCGTCGACTTGCCCGAGCCCGATTCACCGACCAGGCCGAGCAGGCGACCCGGGCCCAGCGTGAACGACACACCGTCGACCGCGGTGACGGCGTGGCGGCCCGAGCCGTAGGTCACGCGCAGGTCCTCGACCGAGAGAACCGGTGCCGCAGTCTGTTCGGGCTCCGGTTCGGCCTGCTCCACCGAAGAGGGCTGCGGGATGGTGGGGACGGCGGCGATCAGTTCGCGGGTGTACGGCTCGGCCGGGGCGGCGAAGATCTGCTCGGTGGTTCCCTGTTCGACGATCCGTCCGTCGCGCATCACCACGACCCGGTCGGCGAGATCGGCGACGACACCCATGTTGTGGGTGATCAGGACGATGGTGGACCCGTGCTGGTCCCGGCATTCGCGGAGCAGGTCGAGCACGGCGGCCTGTACGGTGACGTCGAGGGCGGTGGTCGGTTCGTCGGCGATGATGACCTTCGGGCGCATCGCGAGCGCCATCGCGATGGTGACGCGTTGCTTCTGACCGCCGCTGAGCTGGTGGGGAAACGACTTGAGCCGCTTCTCGGGGTCGGGCAGACCCACCGACGCCAGCATCTGGACTGCGTAGGAACGGCTTTCGTCGCGGCTCATGTCCTGATGCAGCCGGAACGTCTCGACCAGCTGCTGACCGATCGAGTACACAGGACTCAGCGCGACCGACGGTTCCTGGAAGATCATCGCGAGGTCCTTGCCGCGCAGCGCCGAGAACCGCGATTCGTCGAGGCCGACCAGGTCGGTGCCGCCGAACCGGATCTGGCCGCTCACCGCCGCCGACGGTGGCAGCAGGCCCATGGCGGCGCGCATGGAGACGCTCTTGCCGGATCCCGACTCGCCGACGACCGCGACGATCTCGCCCTCGCGAACGTCGAGATCGAATCCACGGAGCGCCTGCGCGGTGCCCCGCTCGGTCGTGAAGGTGACCGAGACGTCGGCGAATGACAGCACGGGCTCCGGATCGGTGCTGCGACAGTCACTATCGGGCAATGAAATCCTCACTGTGTCAGCGTCTTCCCACCTCATGGGCGAGCTGGACTGGATCGACGGTGAACGGCCGGCAAACAGCGAGACTACCTGGCGTAAACACCGATCACTGGCAGTGAATATTTCCTAGCACGACCAGATACGTCAAATCTTCCGGTCAGACTTAACGCATTCGTTATGTGGCGTTGGATTGACGCCGCTGCTATGGCCGCGCCCGGCTCAGCGGTCGGCGAGCTTGCGCAGGGTCGCCCGCAGCGCCCGCAGTTCGTCGTCACTCAGGGCGGTCAACACGTCGGGCGCGGGGTCGTCGACCGCCTCGATCGTCGCCAGCACCGCGCGGCCCGCGTCGGTCAGCGACACCGTCTTGCACCGGCGGTTGGCCGGATTCACCTCCCGCACCACCAGTCCCCGCTGCTCGAGATCGTTGACGGCGACGGTGGCGGCCGGCGCGTCGAGGGTGGCGGCCAGCGCCACCTGCTTGACCGTCATCGGCCGGCGGCCCAGCCGGCGCAACACCCGGATGCGGCTGAACGGCAGCCCCGACGCCTCGACCACTGCCCGCCGCCAGCTGTCGCGGTGGTCGAACACCAGCGTCGTCAGGGCGGCCCAGACCTCGTCGGCGAGCGGATTATGCGGCACGGGAGGCCCCCTGTGTGACCGCGTCCCCGGCGATCAGCGGAGCCAACCGGTCCGCGGAGCGCAACGCCCGGCCCGACGTGGAGTACAGCGCCAGGACCGTGATGACCAGGCCGAGGCCGGAGCACACGAACCACAGCGGACGCGCCGCGGCGGCGAAGTCCGTCGACGTGCCCGCCAGCGCGCCGCCGGCCACCGAACCGCACAGCGCCACACCGATGCTCACCCCGATCTGCCTGCTGGTCGAGGTCACCGCCGAGGCCGCGCCGGCCCGCTCCAGCGGCATACCGCTGACCGCGGCGTTGGTGATCGGTGCGTTGACCATCGAGAAGCCGATGCCGAACACCGTGAAGACGACGAGCAGCTCCCATACCGGGGTCGTCGCGCTGAGCAAGCTCAGCATCGCCGACGCCGCCGTGATGAAGACACCGGCGATCAGCAGCGACGGCCGTGCGCCGAACCGGCCCACCAACCGGCCCGACAGCGGGGAGAAGAGCAGCGCGCCGATCGCGATGGGCAGGTAGATCAGGCCGGTCTCCATCGCGGAGTAGCCACGTTCACCCTGCAGGTACAGCGACATCATGAACAGGAACGCACCCCAGCCGGCGAATGCCGACACCGCGGTCAGCGTCGCCGCGCTGAACGGGATGCTCCGGAAGAAGCGCAGGTCGATGAAGGGGTCGTGGCGGCGCGACTCGTAGCGCAGGAACGCCGCGAACGCCGCCACGGCGACCACGGCCGCGACCACGGTGCGCGGATGCGTCCACCCCAGGGCGGGGCCCTCGATCAGCGCGAACACCACTCCGAACAGGAACAGGACCGCCAACAGCTGGCCGATCGGATCGATGTCGCGCATGACCGTCGACTTGGTCTCCGGGACGAACACCGCGGTGAGGATGATCGCCGCCGCGCAGATCGGCAGGTTGATCCAGAACACCGCCCGCCAGCTGACGGTCTCGATGAGCAGTCCGCCGACGATCGGCCCGATCGACATCGCGATGCCGACCACCGAACCCCAGATGCCCAGTGCCCGGGCACGTTCCACCCGGCCGGTGAAGATCTGCGAGACGATCGAGAGCGCAACGGGATTCATCATCGAACCGCCGATCGCCTGCAGCAGCCGGGCCACGATCAACGTCTCGATGTTGGGCGCGAGGCTGCACAGCAGCGAGGCGACGGCGAAGACGGTCAGCCCGATCTGGAACACCCGGCGCCGGCCGAACCGGTCCCCCGAGGCGCCCGCGAGGATCAGCAGCGAGGCGAGGACCAGGGTGTAGACGTCGACCACCCACTGCAGTTGCGACGGCGAGGCGTGCAGATCGGCCCTTATCGCCGGGATCGCGACGTTGACGATCGTGGCGTCCATCGACACGATC is a window from the Mycolicibacterium litorale genome containing:
- a CDS encoding ABC transporter ATP-binding protein: MRWEDADTVRISLPDSDCRSTDPEPVLSFADVSVTFTTERGTAQALRGFDLDVREGEIVAVVGESGSGKSVSMRAAMGLLPPSAAVSGQIRFGGTDLVGLDESRFSALRGKDLAMIFQEPSVALSPVYSIGQQLVETFRLHQDMSRDESRSYAVQMLASVGLPDPEKRLKSFPHQLSGGQKQRVTIAMALAMRPKVIIADEPTTALDVTVQAAVLDLLRECRDQHGSTIVLITHNMGVVADLADRVVVMRDGRIVEQGTTEQIFAAPAEPYTRELIAAVPTIPQPSSVEQAEPEPEQTAAPVLSVEDLRVTYGSGRHAVTAVDGVSFTLGPGRLLGLVGESGSGKSTIAQCLTGLLTPTSGRITLLGQDLGTVRGRARRELTGSLGVVFQDPRASIYPRRTVAEAIREPLDIHRVGTPRSRAERVVKMLDAVHLPTSFADRFPHELSGGQRQRVAIARALAMDPALVIADEPTSALDVSVQAHVVELLRELIGELGFGCVLITHDLGVVATVADDIVVLQSGSVAEAGRARDVLTRPQSSYTQQLVASVPVPDPVVQRRRRSERLVGAAN
- a CDS encoding ABC transporter permease; amino-acid sequence: MTYLLRKIVQTLIVLVGVVTLVFFMLRLIPGDPVRVIAPTANETAAAQIRAELGLDRPLLSQYWGFLQQMVRGDFGESYFFQGGAFDLVVKALPYTALLALTALVLSLLVGIPLGVFAARREDRWSDRTVNVVTIVLQSMPNFWVAIMLGSFVAVKSGIFPTVGYVGPISVVLPSVALAVPLTAVIASVVRTNMADALRSEMAVALRARGLSTARIAWRHALRLTGVPLLTVMGAQFGYLLGGAVVVEYIFNYPGMGLLTLNTVLRRDYPLMQVITLVTALIFLVLNLLIDLSYGRIDRRMAIDNRAGTGARRALPGWLPKFGLKGAQA
- a CDS encoding MFS transporter — encoded protein: MNETVGLSARRKAIILISCCLSLLIVSMDATIVNVAIPAIRADLHASPSQLQWVVDVYTLVLASLLILAGASGDRFGRRRVFQIGLTVFAVASLLCSLAPNIETLIVARLLQAIGGSMMNPVALSIVSQIFTGRVERARALGIWGSVVGIAMSIGPIVGGLLIETVSWRAVFWINLPICAAAIILTAVFVPETKSTVMRDIDPIGQLLAVLFLFGVVFALIEGPALGWTHPRTVVAAVVAVAAFAAFLRYESRRHDPFIDLRFFRSIPFSAATLTAVSAFAGWGAFLFMMSLYLQGERGYSAMETGLIYLPIAIGALLFSPLSGRLVGRFGARPSLLIAGVFITAASAMLSLLSATTPVWELLVVFTVFGIGFSMVNAPITNAAVSGMPLERAGAASAVTSTSRQIGVSIGVALCGSVAGGALAGTSTDFAAAARPLWFVCSGLGLVITVLALYSTSGRALRSADRLAPLIAGDAVTQGASRAA
- a CDS encoding ABC transporter substrate-binding protein, giving the protein MLAAALVVTGCSPVENSAVPGGDTSGGSITFLSAENLAGRWDPFDHTLLSQDRLQQMAYEGLLTLDDNLEYQPLLATEWSNPSPEIWEFKLREGVTFHDGTPFTAKDVKASIEYVSNPEVTGSFAFPNPFTAEVVDDHTVRINTGKPFAATLALLASGVSAVVAPAHLIESGKLDEKMVGTGPYMWGSYDGEEAGVKLTAYPDYWGDAPKVKDFTFRFVGDSQTRLSALQSGQAQIIDRVEPDQIPVIEASPDLKVQRTPTVESKWTAFRIEKAPMDNVKLRQAIAHAIDVPTIVKNIMMGSGEVNTSFLTSMQEFSENSPTFPKFDPAKAKQLLAEAGYPGGAGLRPLEYCVSVGFYPKTKEYGEFIVQNLADVGINARLQTLEVARYNQLLFDPQACDLYDHGWFIASKDPEVMLLSLFRNALVTGKPIPAVAAVLEKESATMNPQQRAEVFRTEVLPTIETELPEFPMFASELATAYSSKLENFEVWPNSYFRIQDVTIAQ
- a CDS encoding MarR family winged helix-turn-helix transcriptional regulator, with product MPHNPLADEVWAALTTLVFDHRDSWRRAVVEASGLPFSRIRVLRRLGRRPMTVKQVALAATLDAPAATVAVNDLEQRGLVVREVNPANRRCKTVSLTDAGRAVLATIEAVDDPAPDVLTALSDDELRALRATLRKLADR